A window of Deltaproteobacteria bacterium contains these coding sequences:
- a CDS encoding DUF3624 family protein, protein MSCKSCNKNLIRAKLGRCQSCMVTTLVCSILGWTGHLLTADTATLSTAIIALRLFTTTFTGLFMLHAIFALYYRITGNIPDDNH, encoded by the coding sequence ATGTCATGTAAAAGCTGCAATAAGAATTTGATAAGAGCCAAGCTCGGAAGGTGTCAATCGTGCATGGTCACGACCTTGGTCTGCTCCATTCTCGGCTGGACTGGGCACCTGCTCACCGCCGACACGGCCACACTTTCAACAGCCATCATCGCTCTTCGACTCTTCACCACCACCTTCACGGGTCTATTCATGCTCCATGCTATTTTTGCTCTGTATTATAGGATTACTGGCAATATCCCTGACGACAATCATTGA
- a CDS encoding enoyl-CoA hydratase/isomerase family protein yields MPEAKTNSSAQRYILRSTLNGVTTLTMNRPKRLNGWSMDMMDELKAAFKEAAADDNTKALVLTGTDPYYCAGVNLGGSMKLGHPQALHDSIVEHNQALFEAFLDFPKPFLVAANGPAIGAAVTSATLADGIIASNKATFSTPFAALGVSPEGCSSVHFETLMGARNADRMLGEDGWKPTAAEAKAAGLVQYTADHENLMSEAQRIAEEWIANGATRKFRGPGELDALKTVNAKESIGVADSFLSAPFMQAQFKFLWSKNKRGPAVMFFTMWASRPLWSQLLSK; encoded by the coding sequence ATGCCCGAAGCCAAAACCAACTCTTCCGCTCAACGTTACATCCTGCGTTCCACACTCAATGGAGTAACGACACTTACTATGAACCGCCCCAAACGACTGAATGGGTGGAGCATGGATATGATGGATGAGCTCAAGGCGGCTTTTAAAGAAGCAGCAGCAGATGACAACACGAAAGCACTCGTGCTCACGGGGACAGATCCCTACTACTGCGCTGGTGTGAACTTGGGCGGCTCCATGAAGCTGGGCCACCCTCAAGCCCTCCACGACAGTATCGTTGAACATAATCAGGCGCTGTTTGAAGCGTTCTTAGATTTCCCAAAACCCTTCCTCGTCGCAGCCAACGGTCCTGCTATTGGAGCTGCTGTTACCTCGGCAACTTTGGCCGACGGAATCATCGCCTCCAACAAAGCTACGTTCTCAACGCCTTTCGCGGCGCTCGGTGTAAGCCCCGAAGGCTGCTCAAGCGTCCACTTTGAAACACTGATGGGTGCTCGTAACGCGGACCGAATGCTTGGCGAAGACGGCTGGAAACCAACCGCTGCCGAGGCTAAAGCTGCCGGCTTGGTGCAGTATACAGCTGACCATGAAAATCTCATGAGCGAAGCCCAGCGCATCGCTGAAGAATGGATAGCGAACGGCGCCACTAGAAAATTCAGAGGCCCAGGTGAATTAGACGCACTCAAGACGGTAAACGCCAAGGAATCGATCGGCGTCGCCGATTCATTTCTAAGCGCGCCCTTCATGCAGGCTCAGTTTAAGTTCTTGTGGAGTAAGAATAAGCGGGGACCCGCAGTGATGTTTTTCACGATGTGGGCCTCCCGCCCGCTCTGGTCCCAACTGCTTAGTAAGTAG
- a CDS encoding ABC transporter ATP-binding protein, producing MFLQATSLVKNYGDHPALRGLDLAVDKGEVFCLLGANGAGKTTTIQLFLGFIEPTSGSAKIKGLEVSQYPLETKKFLAYIPENVMLYKNLSGIENLEYFTTLAGASDTNEEYLRATLKRAGLPTDFVDRPVGTYSKGMRQKVGIAMAIARKAELLLLDEPTSGLDPKASNEFSELVCSLRDDGVAVLMATHDLFRSREIATRIGIMKQGELVSQFAAQDVSHNDLERIYLEHMHD from the coding sequence ATGTTTCTTCAGGCAACCAGCCTCGTTAAAAATTACGGCGACCACCCTGCTCTCCGCGGGCTCGATCTAGCCGTCGACAAAGGTGAAGTCTTTTGCCTTCTCGGAGCAAACGGGGCCGGTAAAACGACCACGATACAGCTTTTTCTAGGATTCATTGAACCCACTTCTGGCAGTGCAAAAATCAAAGGCCTTGAAGTCTCACAGTATCCCTTAGAGACTAAGAAGTTTTTGGCTTATATTCCTGAAAACGTCATGCTCTACAAAAACTTGAGCGGCATCGAAAACCTTGAATATTTCACAACACTCGCCGGCGCCTCCGACACAAACGAGGAATACCTTCGGGCTACTCTCAAACGAGCAGGGCTACCAACAGACTTCGTGGACCGCCCCGTAGGCACCTATTCCAAGGGGATGCGCCAAAAGGTTGGTATCGCCATGGCCATTGCCCGTAAAGCCGAATTGCTTCTGCTCGACGAACCTACCTCAGGGCTCGACCCCAAAGCCTCGAATGAATTCTCCGAGCTGGTTTGTTCATTACGAGACGACGGCGTCGCAGTACTCATGGCCACTCACGATTTATTTCGTTCACGAGAGATAGCCACCCGTATTGGCATTATGAAACAAGGCGAACTCGTTTCACAATTTGCGGCACAGGATGTATCTCATAATGACCTCGAGCGTATTTACCTTGAGCACATGCATGACTAG
- a CDS encoding ABC transporter permease subunit, giving the protein MSLVRWVAHKEIKEIIRDGRLRLLGGLVIILAMAALAFGAQQTIKAQEAREHARERAAKQWEDQGDKNPHVAAHYGTHVFAPTSVVTAMDPGVSAYLGRSVKIEAHKRNLAAHSAAQDSASLQRMGNFSVATVLLQLVPLLIIALGHGLWSRERESGTLRQLLSTGVNRKTLFWGKSIALGTVISALLIPAGAILVGCLWMLGAGDGSTVLRLGLLALGYGTYFSIFGGLTLYASAAAPSSRAALVAMIGIWGLFCLVMPRAATEFAGAVQPLPSQAELARNVSESLEKGVDGKMERETAIEAIISDLMAEQKLSNTGMLVMGSQISGLELQAEARWEDMIYDHHMESLDDNINAQEQAVGLAGMLSPFVAMRTLSAGLAGTDFAHHRHFTDHAETWRKKLVAQLNKDFAENAGDEGWEYRAGPDLWKKVPPFTYETPSMLFALRTHATSVFILLAWLTGALVLALRSAQRVRVV; this is encoded by the coding sequence ATGTCTTTGGTTCGCTGGGTTGCCCACAAAGAAATTAAAGAAATCATTCGCGACGGACGGCTTCGCCTTCTAGGAGGTCTTGTCATTATTTTGGCCATGGCTGCCTTAGCGTTTGGTGCCCAACAAACGATTAAAGCGCAGGAAGCACGCGAGCATGCGCGGGAACGAGCGGCGAAGCAATGGGAAGACCAAGGGGATAAAAACCCTCACGTCGCGGCGCATTATGGTACGCACGTCTTCGCGCCCACCAGCGTCGTCACCGCTATGGATCCCGGGGTTTCTGCTTACCTCGGGCGTTCAGTCAAAATCGAAGCGCATAAACGAAACCTCGCAGCACACTCAGCGGCACAAGACAGCGCAAGCCTTCAGCGCATGGGCAATTTCTCTGTTGCTACCGTACTTCTGCAACTTGTTCCTTTGCTGATCATTGCACTGGGTCACGGGCTTTGGAGTCGCGAGCGTGAGAGTGGAACACTTCGGCAGCTCCTCAGCACGGGTGTAAATCGCAAGACTTTATTCTGGGGCAAATCCATTGCCTTAGGCACGGTCATTTCCGCATTACTCATTCCCGCGGGAGCTATCCTAGTGGGGTGTTTATGGATGCTTGGAGCCGGAGATGGGTCTACCGTGTTACGGTTAGGTCTCCTTGCCCTAGGCTACGGAACCTATTTCTCAATTTTCGGAGGCCTCACACTTTATGCCTCAGCCGCTGCGCCTTCCTCACGAGCCGCCTTGGTGGCCATGATTGGCATCTGGGGGTTGTTTTGCCTTGTCATGCCGAGAGCTGCTACCGAATTTGCTGGCGCGGTCCAGCCATTACCAAGCCAAGCCGAGCTTGCTCGCAACGTTTCCGAAAGCCTTGAAAAAGGGGTTGATGGAAAGATGGAACGTGAGACCGCCATCGAAGCCATCATTTCCGACTTGATGGCAGAACAAAAACTTTCCAACACCGGTATGCTGGTGATGGGTTCTCAAATCAGTGGGCTTGAGCTTCAAGCCGAAGCGCGCTGGGAAGACATGATCTACGACCATCACATGGAATCCTTGGATGATAATATTAACGCCCAAGAACAAGCTGTAGGGCTGGCCGGAATGCTCTCTCCATTTGTTGCTATGAGAACGCTCTCTGCAGGGCTGGCGGGCACCGACTTCGCCCACCACCGTCACTTTACGGACCATGCCGAAACCTGGCGAAAAAAGTTGGTTGCACAGCTAAACAAAGACTTCGCCGAGAATGCAGGCGATGAAGGCTGGGAATATCGAGCAGGACCAGACCTTTGGAAAAAAGTTCCGCCTTTTACCTACGAGACGCCATCGATGCTCTTTGCTCTTCGCACCCATGCAACAAGCGTCTTCATTTTGCTAGCATGGCTTACCGGTGCCCTCGTTCTGGCACTTCGCTCCGCACAGCGTGTGAGGGTCGTATGA
- a CDS encoding ABC transporter permease subunit produces the protein MNTWKTVLNLEWKILKRDRSALAVLLIFAAFLTLAALAGGHHASNLATGLERSEAEETTRLKNHQEELARLAASNKRLSSKDPRNTVWMGQEGAARLALLPPSPLAPIALGQRDLHPQAVRVTSGMNLIRERETETPMAGPTRLQTGAFDPAFLFVVLFPLVVIALSYELLSGERERGTLAMLLSQPVSQSALILGKASARLIALCGITLLFALIGLIVGGAELTGVDAGLHILFYAGLLVSWAAFWFAAAIAVNSRGGGSAKNALVLVGLWLILVVVVPGLINVGVNSFYPPPSRIELLHEAREAAQDVEKELNTIEGRHDVDPKAGEAAKKVISVQEELAKRSEPVLKELNEELRARQEILDALRFLSPAILIQMSLEDIAGAGSVRHDRFESQADQFHKEFRDFFTTRIQADSNLELKDLKVLPKFIYEEEPVADLASRVLSSILALLMVSALLVIAARPGLNKIGRLAR, from the coding sequence ATGAATACCTGGAAAACAGTTCTGAATTTGGAATGGAAAATCTTGAAACGAGACCGTTCCGCCTTAGCCGTATTACTTATCTTTGCGGCATTCCTCACGCTTGCAGCACTGGCCGGTGGCCATCATGCAAGTAACCTAGCTACCGGACTGGAGCGTTCAGAGGCCGAGGAAACAACCCGGCTAAAGAATCATCAAGAAGAACTTGCACGCTTGGCAGCGAGCAATAAACGGCTTAGCTCCAAAGATCCCCGCAACACGGTCTGGATGGGACAAGAAGGCGCGGCACGCCTTGCGCTTCTGCCTCCCTCTCCGCTGGCCCCCATCGCACTCGGGCAACGTGACCTCCACCCTCAAGCTGTTCGCGTAACCAGTGGCATGAACCTTATTCGGGAACGTGAAACAGAAACACCGATGGCCGGTCCTACCCGCCTCCAAACCGGCGCTTTCGACCCTGCATTTCTCTTTGTCGTTCTCTTCCCGCTCGTGGTGATCGCACTCTCCTACGAGTTATTAAGCGGCGAGCGAGAACGCGGCACGTTAGCCATGCTTTTGTCACAGCCTGTCTCTCAAAGTGCATTAATTCTCGGCAAGGCCTCGGCTCGGCTCATTGCACTATGTGGCATTACCCTTCTCTTTGCATTGATAGGCCTTATCGTTGGAGGCGCTGAACTAACGGGCGTTGACGCAGGGCTTCACATTCTCTTCTACGCAGGACTCTTGGTCTCTTGGGCTGCTTTTTGGTTTGCAGCAGCGATTGCAGTGAATTCTAGAGGCGGCGGTTCAGCGAAAAATGCGCTGGTTCTCGTTGGCCTCTGGTTGATTCTCGTGGTGGTTGTTCCGGGCCTCATCAATGTCGGCGTCAATAGTTTTTATCCGCCACCATCTCGAATTGAATTACTCCACGAAGCCCGCGAAGCGGCTCAGGATGTAGAGAAAGAGCTAAATACCATCGAAGGTCGCCACGACGTTGACCCAAAGGCTGGCGAAGCTGCAAAGAAAGTCATCAGTGTTCAGGAAGAGCTCGCAAAACGGTCTGAACCCGTTCTTAAAGAACTCAATGAAGAGCTTCGTGCGCGTCAGGAAATCCTTGATGCTTTGCGGTTTTTATCGCCAGCTATTCTCATTCAGATGTCACTGGAAGATATTGCCGGGGCTGGCTCAGTACGCCACGACCGGTTCGAATCGCAGGCAGACCAATTTCATAAGGAATTTCGAGATTTCTTCACAACTCGGATTCAAGCAGACAGCAACCTCGAACTCAAAGATCTCAAGGTTCTACCCAAATTCATTTATGAGGAAGAACCCGTAGCCGATTTGGCATCCCGGGTACTCAGCAGCATATTGGCATTGCTTATGGTCTCGGCGCTTCTCGTCATCGCAGCTCGGCCGGGCCTTAATAAGATAGGCCGGCTCGCACGCTAA
- a CDS encoding FKBP-type peptidyl-prolyl cis-trans isomerase gives MLTVAYGCNSKQDATKSAEQSPVAAKAAEAQSSGGQSVEVVFDPRNPPPGYVNCHRNHCHRVGGGVSSYQQVMDEIGATKIVGVPKQAPMPSAPADVAAPPADSQKTASGLVTKVIKAGDGKAKPTAESVVTVHYTGWLTNGKAFDSSVARGQPAKFPVNRVIPGWTEGVQLMTVGEERRFWIPEELAYKGRPGAPSGMLVFDVELLSID, from the coding sequence ATGTTAACAGTTGCTTATGGTTGCAACTCGAAGCAGGACGCAACGAAGTCAGCGGAACAAAGCCCGGTGGCGGCTAAGGCTGCAGAAGCGCAGAGTTCAGGCGGCCAATCCGTTGAAGTGGTTTTTGATCCGAGAAACCCACCTCCAGGTTATGTAAACTGCCACCGTAATCATTGTCACCGAGTGGGTGGCGGTGTTTCATCGTACCAGCAGGTTATGGATGAGATTGGTGCTACTAAAATCGTTGGTGTACCCAAGCAGGCGCCGATGCCCTCAGCGCCCGCCGACGTTGCCGCACCACCAGCAGACAGCCAAAAGACGGCTTCAGGATTAGTGACGAAGGTCATCAAGGCTGGAGACGGGAAAGCGAAACCCACTGCTGAAAGCGTAGTCACAGTGCATTACACCGGCTGGCTTACTAACGGTAAAGCTTTTGATAGCAGTGTCGCTCGGGGACAGCCGGCAAAGTTTCCGGTCAATCGGGTTATCCCAGGTTGGACTGAAGGTGTGCAGCTTATGACCGTTGGAGAAGAACGACGTTTCTGGATACCTGAAGAACTCGCCTATAAAGGTCGCCCAGGAGCACCATCTGGAATGCTCGTGTTCGACGTCGAGCTTTTGTCCATCGACTAG